The nucleotide sequence TAGTCATGCTCGTCGACGATGTGTTCACGACGGGTGCTACGGCCAATGAGTGCGCGGCAGTGCTCCTGAAGGCAGGGGCACGGCGAGTAGGTCTGGCCACCGTGGCTAGGGCGTAGTGTTTTCCATGTGCTGCATCTGGCGCATTAGAGCAACCGAGGCGGAACTGGCTTCTGCAGCCCTTCGAGGAAGTGTCTGACTTCGGCTCTCCTGTTGGGGATAGGGCAGCGATGTGTTGAGCAGCCAGCTGCTGGATAGATCGCAAGCGATGCGAGGGCGGCGTGGGACACAGTTGAGAGACCGCAATGCAGACCCACCTGTGACACCTGCCCTGCGGCGCTCTGCGCAGAAGAAAAACAGAACATTTGTCGCACTTACCGGGAATAACTTCTTGACATTTTGGGGATTTTTTCATATAATTAGTGCCCGCTAAACCGTGCAAGCGAGAGTAATGGTAGAGCAGCACGCGCGACGTGCTGCTTTTTTGAAAGTGGAGAAACCGCACACAAGGAACGACGATGCCACTGGTCACCACCAAAGAGATGTTTGCCAAGGCCTACGAGGGCGGCTATGCCATCGGGGCATTCAATGTGAACAACATGGAGATAATCCAGGGAATCGTTGAGGCTGCGGAGGAAGAACGTGCTCCCTTGATTCTGCAGATCTCAAAGGGCGC is from Calditrichota bacterium and encodes:
- a CDS encoding ComF family protein; this encodes VMLVDDVFTTGATANECAAVLLKAGARRVGLATVARA